Proteins encoded within one genomic window of Flavobacterium gilvum:
- the murD gene encoding UDP-N-acetylmuramoyl-L-alanine--D-glutamate ligase has translation MRLVILGGGESGVGTAILGKKKGYEVFVSDFGKIKDSYKEVLIINGIEWEEGKHTEDLVLNADVVMKSPGIPDKSPIVKQLKAKGIPVISEIEFAAPFTNAQTIGITGSNGKTTTTMLTYHLLKSAGLNVGLAGNVGKSFAWQVADNSYDYYVIELSSFQLDGIVKFRPDIAIITNISPDHLDRYEYKFQNYIESKFRITMNQTEDDFLIYDANDEAISEWLSKNKVKAKLIPFSLTDEFNEGAYLKNNKMEVKINQDEFTMETEYIALEGKHNLKNAMAATSVAKILQIRKETIRESLSNFQGVEHRLEKVLKIQNVQYINDSKATNVNSVFFALDSMNTPTVWIVGGVDKGNDYHELMSLVREKVKAIICLGVDNKKIIDTFGNVVDIMVEVGSMTEAVRMAQRLSEKGDTVLLSPACASFDLFENYEDRGRQFKQAVKNL, from the coding sequence ATGAGGCTAGTAATTTTAGGTGGAGGAGAAAGTGGGGTAGGAACTGCTATTCTCGGTAAGAAAAAGGGTTACGAAGTTTTTGTTTCCGATTTTGGAAAGATAAAAGACAGTTACAAAGAGGTGTTGATTATTAATGGCATCGAATGGGAAGAAGGAAAACATACTGAAGATCTGGTTTTGAATGCTGATGTGGTCATGAAAAGTCCGGGAATACCGGATAAATCGCCAATCGTGAAGCAATTAAAGGCTAAAGGGATTCCTGTAATTTCCGAAATTGAATTTGCAGCACCTTTTACAAACGCCCAAACTATCGGAATAACGGGAAGTAACGGGAAAACAACCACAACAATGTTGACGTATCACTTGCTGAAATCAGCCGGATTGAATGTGGGTTTGGCCGGAAATGTTGGTAAAAGCTTTGCTTGGCAGGTCGCCGATAATAGTTACGATTATTATGTGATTGAGTTGAGTAGTTTTCAACTGGACGGAATTGTGAAATTCAGACCCGATATAGCAATAATAACAAACATTAGCCCGGATCATTTGGATCGATATGAATACAAATTTCAAAATTATATAGAGTCGAAATTTCGTATCACTATGAATCAAACAGAGGATGATTTCCTGATTTATGATGCAAATGATGAAGCCATTTCCGAATGGTTGAGTAAAAATAAAGTAAAAGCCAAATTAATTCCTTTTTCGTTAACAGATGAATTCAACGAAGGAGCTTATTTAAAAAACAATAAAATGGAAGTAAAAATCAATCAGGACGAGTTTACAATGGAAACAGAGTACATTGCATTGGAAGGAAAACATAATTTAAAGAATGCTATGGCGGCTACTTCTGTTGCAAAGATTTTGCAGATAAGAAAAGAAACGATTCGTGAGAGTTTGTCAAATTTTCAAGGTGTTGAACACCGTTTAGAAAAAGTACTGAAGATTCAAAACGTGCAGTATATCAATGATTCCAAGGCTACAAACGTGAATTCGGTATTTTTTGCTTTAGATAGTATGAATACACCTACCGTTTGGATAGTGGGCGGTGTTGATAAAGGGAATGATTACCACGAGTTAATGTCATTAGTGCGAGAAAAAGTAAAAGCCATTATTTGTTTGGGAGTTGATAACAAAAAAATCATAGATACTTTCGGTAATGTCGTGGATATTATGGTAGAAGTAGGTAGCATGACCGAAGCAGTCCGAATGGCTCAACGTTTATCCGAAAAAGGAGATACAGTATTGTTGTCTCCGGCCTGTGCCAGTTTTGATTTGTTTGAAAACTATGAAGATAGAGGAAGACAATTCAAACAAGCGGTGAAGAATTTGTAA
- a CDS encoding FtsL-like putative cell division protein encodes MKGGIYKLLKAQFLIDDNAVKNWRFIVFAIFLAIIMIGNTQRYEQKVFRIVELTNQVKELRSEFVDRRSELMKLKMESTVSAKMEENKIFPSTVPPVKIEVAAPKEKSFLERIWQ; translated from the coding sequence ATGAAAGGGGGAATTTATAAGTTATTAAAAGCACAGTTTCTTATAGACGATAACGCTGTTAAAAATTGGCGTTTTATCGTTTTTGCGATTTTTCTGGCTATAATAATGATTGGAAATACCCAACGATACGAACAAAAAGTATTCAGAATTGTTGAATTGACTAATCAGGTAAAAGAGTTACGCTCCGAGTTTGTTGATAGACGTTCTGAGTTGATGAAACTCAAAATGGAATCTACGGTTTCGGCCAAAATGGAAGAGAACAAAATCTTTCCATCCACAGTTCCTCCCGTAAAAATTGAAGTTGCAGCACCCAAAGAAAAAAGTTTCCTAGAAAGAATATGGCAGTAG
- a CDS encoding alpha/beta fold hydrolase: MEKYYKKEGKYGYYEAGEGIPIVILHGLMGGLSNFDAVANYFSNKGYKIIIPDLPIYTQNILKTNVKSFAIYVKNFINFKKLDRVILLGNSLGGHIALYHTKLFPEKVSGLVITGSSGLYESAMGDSYPKRGDYEYIRKKAEDVFYDPKIATPELVDEVYATVNDRLKLIKTLTIAKSAIRHNMAKDLPKMHVQTCIIWGKNDTVTPPDVADEFHKLLPNSTLYWIDKCGHAAMMEQPEEFNAHLEDWLTHTHLAEH; encoded by the coding sequence ATGGAAAAATATTACAAAAAAGAAGGCAAATACGGATATTATGAAGCAGGTGAAGGAATCCCGATTGTCATCTTACATGGATTAATGGGTGGACTTAGCAACTTTGATGCTGTAGCCAACTATTTTTCTAATAAAGGATATAAAATTATCATTCCTGATTTACCAATTTATACCCAAAACATATTAAAAACAAACGTAAAGAGTTTTGCTATTTATGTAAAAAACTTTATCAATTTCAAAAAATTAGACAGAGTAATTCTCTTAGGAAATTCATTGGGCGGCCATATCGCCTTATACCACACAAAATTGTTCCCCGAAAAAGTTTCTGGACTAGTAATTACAGGAAGTTCAGGTCTATACGAAAGTGCAATGGGAGACAGTTATCCCAAGAGAGGTGACTACGAATACATCAGAAAAAAAGCTGAAGATGTTTTTTATGATCCAAAAATAGCAACACCAGAATTGGTTGATGAAGTCTATGCAACAGTAAATGATCGTTTGAAATTGATAAAAACCCTGACTATTGCCAAAAGTGCAATCCGTCATAATATGGCTAAAGATTTACCAAAAATGCATGTACAAACCTGCATTATTTGGGGGAAAAACGACACTGTAACTCCTCCAGATGTAGCCGATGAATTCCATAAATTATTACCTAATTCCACTCTATACTGGATTGACAAATGTGGTCATGCCGCCATGATGGAACAGCCAGAAGAATTCAATGCACATCTTGAAGACTGGCTTACACACACGCATCTAGCAGAACATTAA
- a CDS encoding UDP-N-acetylmuramoyl-L-alanyl-D-glutamate--2,6-diaminopimelate ligase encodes MSVLKDILYKVAIESVTGSTEIEINQLHFDSRKVEKNDVFIAIRGTIADGHDFIEKAIGLGASTVICDTLPDTLVNGVTYVCVKDTNSALAFMAANFFGNPSKKLQLVGITGTNGKTTIASLLYQLFKKAGFKVGLLSTVKILVDELEYKATHTTPDSITINHYLNEMVDAGVEYCFMEVSSHGIHQKRTEALHFRGGIFTNLSHDHLDYHPTFAEYRDVKKSFFDHLSVDAFALTNIDDKNGQVMLQNTRAKKLTYALKSYADYKAQILENQLSGLLLKVNGNEVWVKLIGTFNAYNLLAIYGVSVELGIDSLEVLRLMSELESVSGRFQYVVSNTSITAIVDYAHTPDALENVLNTINDVRTNNEQLITVVGCGGNRDTAKRPVMANIATELSDKVIITSDNPRNEEPEAIIQEMEKGIQPQNFKKALSITDRLQAIKTACQLAQPNDIILIAGKGHETYQEIKGIRHDFDDMKIVKEILEQLLK; translated from the coding sequence ATGAGTGTATTAAAGGACATATTATATAAAGTAGCAATAGAATCTGTAACGGGTTCCACCGAAATTGAGATAAATCAACTGCATTTTGATTCCAGAAAAGTCGAAAAAAATGATGTTTTTATCGCAATCCGTGGCACAATTGCAGATGGTCATGATTTTATTGAAAAAGCGATTGGTCTGGGAGCTTCGACAGTTATTTGTGATACACTTCCGGATACTCTTGTAAATGGAGTGACTTATGTATGTGTGAAAGATACCAATTCGGCTTTGGCTTTTATGGCAGCCAATTTTTTTGGTAATCCGTCTAAAAAATTACAATTGGTTGGTATTACCGGAACCAATGGTAAAACAACGATTGCCTCTTTATTGTATCAATTGTTTAAAAAAGCCGGTTTTAAAGTAGGCTTGCTTTCGACAGTAAAAATTTTAGTTGATGAATTAGAATACAAAGCAACCCATACAACTCCAGATTCAATTACCATTAATCATTATTTGAATGAAATGGTTGACGCTGGAGTAGAATATTGTTTCATGGAAGTAAGTTCACACGGAATCCATCAAAAACGTACTGAAGCCTTGCATTTTAGAGGTGGGATATTCACGAATTTATCGCACGATCATTTGGATTACCATCCTACTTTCGCTGAATATAGAGATGTAAAAAAATCCTTTTTCGATCATTTGTCGGTAGATGCTTTTGCACTTACAAACATTGATGACAAAAATGGTCAGGTAATGCTGCAAAATACAAGAGCAAAAAAACTGACGTATGCCCTAAAATCGTATGCTGATTATAAAGCGCAAATTCTGGAAAATCAATTATCAGGGTTGTTGCTAAAAGTAAATGGTAATGAAGTTTGGGTAAAATTAATTGGAACTTTTAATGCTTACAATTTGTTGGCAATATATGGAGTATCTGTAGAATTAGGAATTGATAGTCTGGAAGTGCTTCGATTGATGTCGGAATTGGAAAGTGTATCTGGGCGATTCCAATATGTTGTTTCCAATACGAGCATAACGGCTATTGTGGATTATGCACATACGCCAGATGCACTCGAAAATGTTTTGAATACCATTAACGATGTCCGAACCAATAATGAGCAATTGATAACTGTTGTGGGGTGCGGTGGAAACAGAGATACGGCAAAGCGTCCTGTAATGGCCAACATAGCAACAGAATTAAGCGATAAAGTAATCATAACTTCCGATAATCCTAGAAACGAAGAGCCGGAGGCTATAATTCAAGAAATGGAAAAAGGCATTCAGCCTCAAAATTTCAAAAAAGCATTGTCGATTACAGATAGGTTGCAGGCTATAAAAACAGCTTGCCAATTGGCGCAGCCAAATGATATTATATTGATTGCTGGTAAAGGCCACGAAACTTACCAGGAAATCAAAGGGATACGTCACGATTTTGATGACATGAAAATTGTAAAAGAAATTTTAGAACAACTGTTAAAATAA
- the rsmH gene encoding 16S rRNA (cytosine(1402)-N(4))-methyltransferase RsmH encodes MTMTMEYHNPVLLHASVDGLNINPDGVYVDVTFGGGGHSKEILRRLGPNGKLFAFDQDEDALANAIPDERFTLINENFRFIKRFLRFYGIKQVDGILGDLGVSSHQFDVPERGFSTRFDAELDMRMSQKSDLNAYKVVNEYDDANLRRVFLDYGELKNAPALSRTIIEARTHQSIKTTDELKEVLKKYLPEKVRNKVLAQIYQAIRIEVNQEMDVLKEFLEQSLEILKPGGRLSVISYHSLEDRLVKRFVKNGMFEGEPERDFYGNFSVPFATVGKLIVPDNEEIKLNNRARSAKLRIAEKKG; translated from the coding sequence ATGACGATGACGATGGAGTATCATAATCCAGTATTGCTGCACGCTTCTGTAGATGGTTTGAATATAAATCCTGATGGGGTTTATGTGGATGTAACTTTTGGTGGAGGAGGTCATTCAAAAGAAATTTTGAGAAGACTGGGGCCAAACGGAAAATTGTTTGCTTTTGATCAGGATGAAGATGCTTTGGCAAATGCAATTCCAGATGAAAGATTTACATTAATTAATGAAAATTTCAGATTCATAAAAAGGTTTTTGCGCTTTTATGGTATAAAACAAGTTGATGGTATTCTTGGTGATTTGGGAGTTTCTTCTCACCAGTTTGATGTTCCTGAAAGAGGTTTTTCGACCCGATTTGATGCGGAACTGGATATGCGAATGAGTCAAAAAAGTGATTTGAATGCTTATAAAGTGGTAAATGAATACGATGATGCTAATCTAAGAAGAGTCTTTTTGGATTATGGAGAATTGAAAAACGCTCCGGCTTTGTCACGTACAATCATTGAAGCTAGAACGCATCAATCAATCAAAACTACTGATGAGTTGAAAGAAGTTTTGAAAAAATATTTGCCTGAAAAAGTTAGAAACAAAGTTTTGGCTCAAATCTATCAAGCGATTCGTATTGAGGTAAATCAGGAAATGGATGTTTTAAAAGAATTTTTGGAACAATCCCTTGAAATTTTGAAACCGGGCGGAAGACTTAGTGTGATTTCGTATCATTCTCTGGAAGACAGATTGGTGAAACGATTTGTGAAAAACGGAATGTTTGAAGGGGAGCCTGAGCGTGATTTTTACGGGAATTTTTCGGTTCCTTTTGCAACTGTTGGGAAATTAATTGTTCCGGATAACGAAGAAATCAAATTGAATAACAGAGCCAGAAGTGCAAAGTTGAGAATTGCAGAGAAAAAAGGTTAG
- the yihA gene encoding ribosome biogenesis GTP-binding protein YihA/YsxC codes for MKINTAEFVISNSDVSKCPKDFLPEYAFIGRSNVGKSSLINMLTNHKNLAKTSGKPGKTQLINHFLINNNWFLVDLPGYGYAKVSKKTKSIFQQFITDYFEKREQLACAFVLIDIRHEAQKIDIEFMTYMGESEIPFCIIFTKADKISKVKISSHIAAYKKQMFANNWAEMPPYFVTSSTEALGKEELLSYIEEVNQEIFKGGN; via the coding sequence ATGAAAATTAATACCGCCGAATTCGTAATAAGCAACTCAGACGTAAGCAAATGTCCAAAGGATTTTTTGCCTGAATATGCTTTTATTGGTCGTTCCAATGTTGGAAAATCCTCTTTGATCAACATGTTGACCAATCATAAAAATTTGGCAAAAACTTCGGGAAAACCAGGTAAAACCCAACTGATTAATCATTTTTTAATAAACAACAACTGGTTTCTTGTTGATTTACCAGGATACGGTTATGCCAAAGTTTCAAAAAAAACAAAGTCTATCTTTCAGCAGTTTATCACTGATTATTTTGAAAAAAGAGAACAGTTGGCTTGCGCTTTTGTTCTAATAGACATTCGTCACGAAGCACAAAAAATCGATATTGAATTCATGACTTATATGGGAGAAAGCGAAATTCCGTTTTGTATTATTTTTACGAAAGCCGATAAAATCAGTAAAGTAAAAATAAGCTCTCATATCGCGGCTTACAAAAAACAAATGTTTGCCAACAACTGGGCCGAAATGCCACCTTACTTTGTCACTTCATCGACAGAAGCTTTAGGGAAAGAAGAATTATTAAGTTATATAGAAGAAGTAAACCAAGAGATTTTTAAAGGAGGAAATTAA
- a CDS encoding penicillin-binding protein, which translates to MAVDDKYISYRTYLVAFFIFMMAIAIAVKLTNIQWVDGDHYRELAKERTVRNFVIPANKGNIYSADGSLLATSIPSYAIRFDAVAPKTETFEKNVKLLSDSLGLILKKSSSKIENELRKARVNKSRYYLVAQNLSYTEYAKIKGFPLFKLGPYKGGIIIEQKTVRKHPIGQIAERSIGYERKMPEGYSDGKGIEWAYREYLNGKDGKILKQKIAKGQWKPIRDVNEVEPQDGYDVISTIDVYIQDIAHHALLKQLEEYEADHGCAVVMETKTGQIKAISNLGRAEDGSYYETTNYAYAESHEPGSTFKLVDLMAILEDKVADTSTVYDSHGGIITYSGRKVRDSHDGGYGKISLARGFEVSSNTVMVQAVYDNYKNNPTKFVNHIDSWGLNKKLGLTFKGEGKPFIPHPTDKNWSNISLPWMAFGYGVSVTPLQTLTFYNAVANNGVMVKPQLVSEIKEWNNTIKKFNTEVMNPRVCSPETLKKIKAVLANVVKKGTGAKLYSKDFSMAGKTGTAQVNYAVKGGTEKHYASSFVGYFPADKPKYSCIVVVHKPNTKNNNYYGADVAGPVFKRIAQKIFTDTPSTNVIKKLDDPNPQQDKSYNSYYVKMENKQNAVPNVKGMAGMDAVALLENLGLKVKAVGVGKVKKQSIQAGQNIVKNSTILLELS; encoded by the coding sequence ATGGCAGTAGACGATAAATATATATCCTATAGAACCTATCTGGTTGCCTTTTTCATCTTTATGATGGCGATTGCCATTGCTGTAAAGTTGACCAATATTCAGTGGGTTGATGGAGATCATTATAGAGAATTAGCAAAAGAAAGAACCGTTAGGAATTTTGTAATTCCTGCCAATAAAGGGAATATTTATTCTGCAGACGGAAGTCTTCTAGCGACTTCAATTCCTAGTTATGCAATACGTTTTGATGCTGTCGCTCCAAAAACAGAAACTTTTGAAAAAAATGTAAAACTGTTATCGGATTCATTGGGGTTGATTCTTAAAAAATCAAGCAGCAAAATCGAAAATGAATTACGAAAAGCGAGAGTAAATAAAAGCAGATATTATCTTGTTGCGCAAAATTTGAGTTATACAGAGTACGCAAAAATAAAAGGTTTTCCATTGTTTAAATTGGGCCCATATAAAGGCGGAATTATAATTGAGCAAAAAACGGTTAGAAAACATCCAATTGGGCAGATTGCAGAGCGTAGTATTGGTTACGAAAGAAAAATGCCAGAAGGTTATTCGGATGGAAAAGGGATTGAATGGGCTTATAGAGAATATCTTAACGGTAAAGACGGTAAAATTTTAAAACAAAAAATTGCCAAAGGTCAATGGAAACCTATTCGTGACGTAAACGAAGTAGAGCCACAAGATGGTTACGATGTAATTTCGACTATAGATGTTTATATTCAGGATATTGCGCATCATGCTTTGTTGAAGCAGTTGGAAGAATACGAAGCAGATCACGGTTGTGCTGTAGTTATGGAAACCAAAACGGGTCAGATCAAAGCCATTTCAAATTTAGGAAGAGCCGAGGATGGCAGCTATTATGAAACGACCAATTATGCTTATGCCGAATCTCACGAGCCAGGATCGACTTTTAAGTTGGTCGATTTGATGGCAATTCTGGAAGATAAAGTGGCAGACACAAGTACGGTTTATGACAGTCATGGTGGAATAATCACTTATTCCGGGCGCAAAGTAAGGGATTCTCATGATGGAGGTTATGGCAAAATATCGTTAGCCCGCGGTTTTGAAGTTTCTTCAAATACAGTAATGGTTCAGGCGGTTTATGATAATTACAAAAACAACCCTACAAAGTTTGTGAATCATATTGATTCCTGGGGTTTGAATAAAAAATTGGGTCTGACTTTCAAAGGTGAAGGAAAACCATTTATTCCGCATCCTACGGATAAAAATTGGTCTAATATTTCACTTCCCTGGATGGCTTTTGGATACGGGGTATCTGTGACACCATTACAAACATTGACTTTTTATAATGCAGTAGCAAATAATGGAGTGATGGTAAAACCACAATTGGTTTCGGAGATTAAAGAATGGAATAACACCATCAAAAAATTTAATACCGAAGTGATGAACCCCAGAGTTTGTTCTCCAGAAACATTGAAAAAAATTAAAGCCGTTTTGGCGAATGTTGTAAAAAAGGGAACAGGTGCCAAGTTATATTCCAAAGATTTTTCTATGGCGGGAAAAACAGGAACAGCTCAAGTGAATTATGCTGTAAAAGGAGGAACAGAGAAACATTATGCGTCTTCATTTGTTGGGTATTTCCCTGCTGATAAGCCTAAGTATTCCTGTATTGTGGTGGTTCATAAACCTAACACAAAGAATAATAATTATTACGGGGCAGATGTTGCCGGGCCGGTTTTTAAAAGAATTGCCCAAAAAATATTTACCGACACTCCTTCGACCAATGTGATTAAAAAATTAGATGATCCTAATCCTCAACAGGATAAGAGTTATAATTCCTATTACGTGAAAATGGAAAATAAGCAAAATGCTGTGCCAAATGTGAAAGGAATGGCTGGAATGGATGCAGTTGCGTTACTAGAAAATTTAGGGTTAAAGGTTAAGGCTGTCGGGGTTGGGAAAGTAAAAAAACAATCCATTCAGGCAGGTCAGAATATTGTAAAAAATTCAACAATTCTATTGGAATTATCATGA
- the mraY gene encoding phospho-N-acetylmuramoyl-pentapeptide-transferase, with protein MLYYLFQYLDKVMDVPGTGVFQYITFRSSLALLLSLLLSTIYGKRIIAFLSRQQVGETVRELGLAGQNEKAGTPTMGGIIIIFATLVPVVLFARLHNIYIVLLIVTTLWMGTIGFIDDYIKIFKKDKQGLKGIFKVFGQVGLGVIVGSVLYFSPVVTVKTDTASSKIFQQTSQTVVRSASMEEKSTVTTIPFVKNNEFDYAKILEWIGPDYEKWAWLVFIPVVIFIITAVSNGANLTDGIDGLAAGTSAVSVFALGIFTFVSGNIIFSNYLNIMYIPHSGEMTVFIAAFLGALIGFLWYNSYPASVFMGDTGSLTIGGIIAVLAIAVRKELLIPLLCGIFLVENFSVVLQVSYFKYTKKRFGEGRRIFLMSPLHHHYQKKGYHESKIVTRFWVVAIMLAILSIVTLKLR; from the coding sequence ATGCTATACTACTTATTTCAATATTTAGACAAAGTAATGGATGTACCTGGTACAGGTGTTTTTCAATATATCACTTTTAGATCTTCATTAGCATTATTGTTATCATTGTTGTTGTCTACTATTTATGGGAAACGTATAATTGCCTTTTTAAGCAGACAACAAGTTGGGGAAACAGTTCGTGAACTTGGATTGGCTGGGCAAAATGAAAAAGCAGGTACTCCTACAATGGGGGGTATTATTATCATTTTTGCGACGTTGGTTCCTGTTGTTCTTTTTGCTAGGTTACACAATATATATATAGTCCTGTTGATTGTTACTACCTTATGGATGGGGACTATCGGTTTTATTGACGATTATATCAAAATATTCAAAAAAGACAAACAAGGGCTTAAAGGTATTTTTAAGGTATTTGGACAAGTAGGATTAGGTGTAATCGTAGGTTCTGTCTTGTATTTTAGCCCAGTTGTAACGGTTAAAACAGATACTGCAAGCAGCAAAATTTTTCAGCAAACTAGCCAAACGGTTGTAAGATCTGCTTCAATGGAAGAAAAATCTACAGTAACCACAATTCCTTTTGTTAAAAATAACGAATTCGATTATGCTAAAATTTTAGAATGGATTGGTCCTGACTACGAAAAATGGGCTTGGCTGGTTTTTATCCCGGTTGTGATTTTTATTATTACTGCAGTTTCAAATGGAGCCAATCTTACTGATGGTATTGACGGCTTGGCAGCGGGAACTTCGGCTGTTTCGGTCTTTGCATTGGGGATTTTTACATTCGTTTCCGGAAATATAATTTTCTCAAATTATCTGAATATAATGTACATCCCGCATTCAGGAGAAATGACCGTCTTTATAGCTGCATTCCTCGGAGCTTTGATTGGTTTTCTTTGGTACAACTCTTATCCGGCATCTGTCTTTATGGGTGATACAGGAAGTTTAACCATCGGGGGAATTATTGCAGTATTGGCAATTGCGGTCCGAAAAGAATTGCTTATTCCTTTATTGTGCGGAATCTTTTTGGTCGAAAATTTCTCTGTTGTTTTACAAGTAAGCTATTTTAAATATACCAAAAAGCGCTTTGGCGAAGGCCGAAGAATTTTTCTAATGTCACCGCTTCATCACCACTATCAAAAAAAAGGGTATCATGAAAGTAAGATAGTGACGCGATTTTGGGTTGTAGCCATAATGCTGGCCATTTTGTCAATTGTTACACTGAAATTGAGATAA
- the gldC gene encoding gliding motility protein GldC: MSDNNTSEIKFLVELDENRVPEKLFWTAQDGGVQQSETKAIMLNVWDSKAKESMRIDLWTKDMPVDEMKIFFHQTLVSMAETFRRATNDEKMSDTMLDFCDYFAEKLDLKQ; this comes from the coding sequence ATGTCAGATAACAATACTTCAGAAATAAAATTTTTAGTCGAATTAGACGAAAACCGTGTGCCGGAAAAACTTTTTTGGACAGCACAAGACGGCGGAGTGCAACAATCCGAAACTAAAGCGATTATGCTTAATGTTTGGGACAGCAAAGCCAAGGAAAGCATGCGTATCGATTTGTGGACAAAAGATATGCCTGTTGATGAAATGAAAATTTTCTTTCACCAAACATTAGTGTCTATGGCCGAAACTTTTAGAAGAGCCACAAATGATGAAAAAATGTCGGATACGATGTTGGACTTCTGTGATTATTTTGCCGAGAAATTAGATTTGAAACAATAA
- the mraZ gene encoding division/cell wall cluster transcriptional repressor MraZ, protein MGAIIGTYECKVDAKGRVLLPAPLKKQLASSLQDGFVLKRSVFQPCLELYPMEEWNLMMKKIGKLNRFVKKNNDFIRRFTAGVKEIEIDALGRMLIPKDLVRIASIDKDVVFSSAVNIVEIWDKDLYEKSIDGSDVDFADLAEEVMGNLNDDDDGVS, encoded by the coding sequence TTGGGCGCAATTATAGGGACATATGAGTGTAAAGTTGATGCTAAAGGACGGGTTTTATTACCTGCTCCGTTAAAAAAGCAATTGGCTTCCTCGCTTCAGGACGGTTTCGTTTTGAAGCGTTCTGTATTTCAGCCCTGTCTGGAGTTGTATCCTATGGAAGAGTGGAATTTGATGATGAAAAAAATTGGCAAACTTAATCGATTTGTAAAAAAGAACAATGATTTTATTCGTCGTTTCACTGCCGGTGTAAAAGAGATAGAAATCGATGCGCTGGGTAGAATGTTGATTCCTAAAGATTTGGTGCGTATTGCCAGCATTGATAAAGATGTGGTTTTTTCTTCAGCAGTAAACATTGTGGAGATTTGGGATAAGGATTTGTATGAGAAATCAATTGATGGTTCGGATGTTGATTTTGCAGATTTAGCCGAAGAAGTAATGGGTAATTTAAATGACGATGACGATGGAGTATCATAA
- the gldB gene encoding gliding motility lipoprotein GldB, translated as MNKISVKLFLLSMVGSLLFMSCDKKSKVEKAIEETPVDAVKVERFDKEFFETSPKDLSKLKKKYPYFFSPKIDDTVWTNKMEAPIWREVYAEVQKKYPNTEGIQSEVETLVQHMKYYFPKTKTPKVITLISDMDYNNKAIYADSLVLISLELYLGKEHKFYTFPKYLKQNFELRQMMPDVVKSFAFREIAPPTDKNLLSQMIYFGKELYLKDLLLPEYSDAEKMGYTPEQIVWCQENESYIWRYFIEKELLFSDEQKLNSRFIDVAPFSKFYLEIDNESPGQVGSWIGWQIVRSYMENNDTKVDQMLKMDAKEIFEKSKYKPKK; from the coding sequence ATGAATAAAATAAGTGTAAAATTATTTTTGTTATCGATGGTTGGCAGTTTGCTTTTTATGTCCTGTGATAAAAAAAGCAAAGTTGAAAAAGCTATCGAAGAAACACCGGTTGATGCGGTGAAGGTGGAGCGATTTGATAAAGAATTCTTTGAAACATCTCCGAAGGATTTGTCAAAATTAAAAAAGAAATATCCTTATTTTTTCTCGCCAAAAATCGATGATACGGTTTGGACTAACAAAATGGAAGCTCCAATTTGGAGAGAAGTGTATGCCGAAGTTCAAAAAAAATATCCGAACACTGAAGGAATTCAAAGCGAGGTTGAAACCTTGGTTCAGCACATGAAATATTATTTTCCAAAGACCAAAACGCCGAAAGTGATTACTTTGATTTCGGATATGGATTATAATAATAAAGCAATTTATGCCGATTCATTGGTTTTGATTTCATTAGAATTATATTTAGGAAAAGAACATAAGTTTTATACTTTTCCAAAATATTTGAAGCAGAATTTTGAACTAAGACAAATGATGCCAGATGTTGTAAAGAGTTTTGCATTTAGGGAAATTGCTCCACCAACAGATAAGAATTTGTTGTCACAAATGATTTATTTCGGGAAAGAACTTTACCTAAAAGATCTTTTACTGCCGGAATATTCAGATGCCGAAAAAATGGGATATACTCCGGAACAAATTGTTTGGTGTCAGGAAAACGAAAGTTATATTTGGCGTTACTTTATTGAAAAAGAATTGCTTTTTAGTGACGAGCAAAAGTTAAATTCGCGTTTTATTGATGTAGCTCCCTTTTCAAAATTTTATTTAGAAATAGACAATGAGTCGCCTGGGCAAGTTGGCTCATGGATTGGCTGGCAAATTGTTAGATCCTATATGGAAAATAATGACACCAAGGTAGATCAAATGTTAAAGATGGATGCCAAAGAAATATTCGAAAAATCAAAATACAAACCCAAGAAATAA